Proteins co-encoded in one Astatotilapia calliptera chromosome 18, fAstCal1.2, whole genome shotgun sequence genomic window:
- the uqcr11 gene encoding cytochrome b-c1 complex subunit 10 produces MIGKVIGQKYVAIAKSWLPTMAVWGTTGGVALVYVTDWRLVLDYVPYINGKFKNDD; encoded by the exons ATGATCGGTAAAGTAATCGGTCAGAAATATGTGGCCATTGCCAAGTCATG GCTCCCAACTATGGCAGTATGGGGAACAACTGGAGGTGTAGCCCTAGTGTACGTCACAGACTGGCGTTTGGTTTTGGATTATGTCCCCTATATCAACGGCAAATTCAAGAACGATGACTAA